One window of Oncorhynchus masou masou isolate Uvic2021 chromosome 28, UVic_Omas_1.1, whole genome shotgun sequence genomic DNA carries:
- the srek1 gene encoding splicing regulatory glutamine/lysine-rich protein 1 isoform X3 produces MSGIPGTAVIQITNLSSAVSSEQMRTLFGFLGDVEELRLYPPDNAPLPFSSKVCYIKYREPSSVGVAQHLTNTVFIDRALIVVPCAEGKIPEEAKALSLLAPAAPPAVPAVPSLMPGAGLLPLPTSAPIQTQLSVPIVSLAALPAALDPAVSALAVTGAGGVSSSAQPPLMGNVDPSKVNEIRRTVYVGNLNSQTTTAEQLLEFFKQVGDVKFVRMAGDETQPTRFAFVEFADQDSVSRALTFNGVMFGDRPLKINHSNNAIVKPPELTPQAAAKELEDVMKRVREAQSTIAAIIVEPEEVKKRSSSHSRRSRRSRTRSRSHSRSRTRRKRSHSRHRSRLSQRSRPKVSESHVSRGIHKRLSRSRSRGHRRKSRDRSRSPRRKARSPSPKRGRKDEKREKARDGSREKRESSNSRKKSSRDKEKIEFKAKPMKVERDYDRKEKDYQSEREGSATPSEGLTSPCVQHNGSYNTNTEDDAASLADSTE; encoded by the exons ATGAGTGGAATTCCAGGCACCGCTGTCATTCAAATCACCAATCTGTCGTCTGCCGTGAGTAGTGAGCAGATGCGCACTCTCTTCGGCTTTCTTGGGGACGTCGAGGAGTTACGTCTTTACCCCCCGGA CAATGCACCACTCCCCTTCTCGTCCAAAGTATGTTACATAAAGTATCGAGAGCCTTCCAGTGTTGGCGTGGCGCAACATTTAACCAACACTGTATTTATTGACAGAGCTTTGATAGTAGTCCCATGTGCAGAAG GGAAGATCCCAGAAGAAGCCAAGGCCTTGTCTCTCTTGGCACCTGCTGCCCCCCCTGCTGTTCCTGCTGTACCCAGCCTGATGCCAGGCGCCGGCCTGCTGCCCCTTCCCACCTCGGCCCCCATACAGACT CAGCTGAGCGTCCCTATTGTGAGCCTGGCGGCATTGCCAGCTGCCCTGGACCCTGCAGTGTCGGccctggctgtgactggagcaGGTGGGGTGTCGTCCTCCGCCCAGCCCCCCCTCATGGGGAACGTGGATCCCTCCAAGGTGAACGAGATCAGAAGGACTGTCTACGTTGGCAACCTCAACTCGCAG ACCACTACTGCAGAGCAACTGCTGGAATTCTTTAAGCAGGTGGGCGACGTAAAGTTTGTGCGCATGGCGGGGGACGAGACGCAGCCCACACGCTTCGCCTTCGTGGAGTTTGCCGACCAGGATTCAGTGTCCAGAGCGCTGACCTTTAACGGAGTCATGTTCGGAGACAGACCCTTGAA GATTAATCATTCCAACAACGCCATTGTGAAGCCCCCAGAGCTGACCCCTCAGGCTGCAGCCAAGGAGCTGGAGGACGTAATGAAGAGGGTCAGAGAGGCCCAGTCCACCATTGCCGCCATCATAGTAGAGCCAG AGGAGGTGAAGAAACGCTCATCCAGTCACTCCCGACGTTCCAGGAGATCCAGAACACGGTCACGATCGCATTCCCGCTCAAGAACGAGGAGGAAGCGGTCCCATTCTAGGCACAG AAGCAGGCTCTCTCAGAGGTCGCGGCCCAAGGTCAGCGAGTCCCACGTCTCTCGGGGGATCCACAAGAGACTTTCACGCTCCAGATCACG GGGCCACAGAAGGAAGAGCAGGGATCGTTCTAGGAGTCCCAGAAGGAAAGCCAGGTCTCCCTCACCAAAGAG AGGGAGGAAAGACGAGAAGAGGGAGAAAGCAAGGGATGGcagcagggaaaagagggagagttCCAACTCCAGGAAGAAGAGCAGCCGAGATAAAGAGAAGATTGAGTTCAAGGCCAAACCTATGAAG GTGGAAAGGGACTACGACAGGAAGGAGAAGGACTACCAGAGTGAAAGGGAGGGGTCGGCCACACCAAGCGAGGGTTTGACATCACCCTGCGTCCAGCACAACGGCAGctacaacacaaacacagaggaTGACGCTGCCTCGCTCGCCGACAGCACTGAGTGA
- the srek1 gene encoding splicing regulatory glutamine/lysine-rich protein 1 isoform X4 — protein MFSLSLEYWGYNTAVIEDAEGLFPAMTCSNSSPCPTGKIPEEAKALSLLAPAAPPAVPAVPSLMPGAGLLPLPTSAPIQTQLSVPIVSLAALPAALDPAVSALAVTGAGGVSSSAQPPLMGNVDPSKVNEIRRTVYVGNLNSQTTTAEQLLEFFKQVGDVKFVRMAGDETQPTRFAFVEFADQDSVSRALTFNGVMFGDRPLKINHSNNAIVKPPELTPQAAAKELEDVMKRVREAQSTIAAIIVEPEEVKKRSSSHSRRSRRSRTRSRSHSRSRTRRKRSHSRHRSRLSQRSRPKVSESHVSRGIHKRLSRSRSRDRRKEREQRTRGKEDISRVIEDRRQKEKKAKTPPKSYSASQRSRSTSRGHRRKSRDRSRSPRRKARSPSPKRGRKDEKREKARDGSREKRESSNSRKKSSRDKEKIEFKAKPMKVERDYDRKEKDYQSEREGSATPSEGLTSPCVQHNGSYNTNTEDDAASLADSTE, from the exons atgttctctctctctctagaatacTGGGGCTATAATACTGCAGTCATAGAGGACGCAGAAGGGTTGTTTCCTGCCATGACCTGCTCTAACTCCTCGCCTTGTCCCACAGGGAAGATCCCAGAAGAAGCCAAGGCCTTGTCTCTCTTGGCACCTGCTGCCCCCCCTGCTGTTCCTGCTGTACCCAGCCTGATGCCAGGCGCCGGCCTGCTGCCCCTTCCCACCTCGGCCCCCATACAGACT CAGCTGAGCGTCCCTATTGTGAGCCTGGCGGCATTGCCAGCTGCCCTGGACCCTGCAGTGTCGGccctggctgtgactggagcaGGTGGGGTGTCGTCCTCCGCCCAGCCCCCCCTCATGGGGAACGTGGATCCCTCCAAGGTGAACGAGATCAGAAGGACTGTCTACGTTGGCAACCTCAACTCGCAG ACCACTACTGCAGAGCAACTGCTGGAATTCTTTAAGCAGGTGGGCGACGTAAAGTTTGTGCGCATGGCGGGGGACGAGACGCAGCCCACACGCTTCGCCTTCGTGGAGTTTGCCGACCAGGATTCAGTGTCCAGAGCGCTGACCTTTAACGGAGTCATGTTCGGAGACAGACCCTTGAA GATTAATCATTCCAACAACGCCATTGTGAAGCCCCCAGAGCTGACCCCTCAGGCTGCAGCCAAGGAGCTGGAGGACGTAATGAAGAGGGTCAGAGAGGCCCAGTCCACCATTGCCGCCATCATAGTAGAGCCAG AGGAGGTGAAGAAACGCTCATCCAGTCACTCCCGACGTTCCAGGAGATCCAGAACACGGTCACGATCGCATTCCCGCTCAAGAACGAGGAGGAAGCGGTCCCATTCTAGGCACAG AAGCAGGCTCTCTCAGAGGTCGCGGCCCAAGGTCAGCGAGTCCCACGTCTCTCGGGGGATCCACAAGAGACTTTCACGCTCCAGATCACG GGACAGGCggaaagagagggagcagaggacgAGAGGAAAGGAGGATATATCTCGGGTTATAGAGGATAGGAGGCAGAAGGAGAAAAAGGCTAAAACACCTCCAAAAAGCTACAGTGCATCCCAAAGGTCCAGGAGCACGAGCAG GGGCCACAGAAGGAAGAGCAGGGATCGTTCTAGGAGTCCCAGAAGGAAAGCCAGGTCTCCCTCACCAAAGAG AGGGAGGAAAGACGAGAAGAGGGAGAAAGCAAGGGATGGcagcagggaaaagagggagagttCCAACTCCAGGAAGAAGAGCAGCCGAGATAAAGAGAAGATTGAGTTCAAGGCCAAACCTATGAAG GTGGAAAGGGACTACGACAGGAAGGAGAAGGACTACCAGAGTGAAAGGGAGGGGTCGGCCACACCAAGCGAGGGTTTGACATCACCCTGCGTCCAGCACAACGGCAGctacaacacaaacacagaggaTGACGCTGCCTCGCTCGCCGACAGCACTGAGTGA
- the srek1 gene encoding splicing regulatory glutamine/lysine-rich protein 1 isoform X1 yields the protein MSGIPGTAVIQITNLSSAVSSEQMRTLFGFLGDVEELRLYPPDNAPLPFSSKVCYIKYREPSSVGVAQHLTNTVFIDRALIVVPCAEGKIPEEAKALSLLAPAAPPAVPAVPSLMPGAGLLPLPTSAPIQTQLSVPIVSLAALPAALDPAVSALAVTGAGGVSSSAQPPLMGNVDPSKVNEIRRTVYVGNLNSQTTTAEQLLEFFKQVGDVKFVRMAGDETQPTRFAFVEFADQDSVSRALTFNGVMFGDRPLKINHSNNAIVKPPELTPQAAAKELEDVMKRVREAQSTIAAIIVEPEEVKKRSSSHSRRSRRSRTRSRSHSRSRTRRKRSHSRHRSRLSQRSRPKVSESHVSRGIHKRLSRSRSRDRRKEREQRTRGKEDISRVIEDRRQKEKKAKTPPKSYSASQRSRSTSRGHRRKSRDRSRSPRRKARSPSPKRGRKDEKREKARDGSREKRESSNSRKKSSRDKEKIEFKAKPMKVERDYDRKEKDYQSEREGSATPSEGLTSPCVQHNGSYNTNTEDDAASLADSTE from the exons ATGAGTGGAATTCCAGGCACCGCTGTCATTCAAATCACCAATCTGTCGTCTGCCGTGAGTAGTGAGCAGATGCGCACTCTCTTCGGCTTTCTTGGGGACGTCGAGGAGTTACGTCTTTACCCCCCGGA CAATGCACCACTCCCCTTCTCGTCCAAAGTATGTTACATAAAGTATCGAGAGCCTTCCAGTGTTGGCGTGGCGCAACATTTAACCAACACTGTATTTATTGACAGAGCTTTGATAGTAGTCCCATGTGCAGAAG GGAAGATCCCAGAAGAAGCCAAGGCCTTGTCTCTCTTGGCACCTGCTGCCCCCCCTGCTGTTCCTGCTGTACCCAGCCTGATGCCAGGCGCCGGCCTGCTGCCCCTTCCCACCTCGGCCCCCATACAGACT CAGCTGAGCGTCCCTATTGTGAGCCTGGCGGCATTGCCAGCTGCCCTGGACCCTGCAGTGTCGGccctggctgtgactggagcaGGTGGGGTGTCGTCCTCCGCCCAGCCCCCCCTCATGGGGAACGTGGATCCCTCCAAGGTGAACGAGATCAGAAGGACTGTCTACGTTGGCAACCTCAACTCGCAG ACCACTACTGCAGAGCAACTGCTGGAATTCTTTAAGCAGGTGGGCGACGTAAAGTTTGTGCGCATGGCGGGGGACGAGACGCAGCCCACACGCTTCGCCTTCGTGGAGTTTGCCGACCAGGATTCAGTGTCCAGAGCGCTGACCTTTAACGGAGTCATGTTCGGAGACAGACCCTTGAA GATTAATCATTCCAACAACGCCATTGTGAAGCCCCCAGAGCTGACCCCTCAGGCTGCAGCCAAGGAGCTGGAGGACGTAATGAAGAGGGTCAGAGAGGCCCAGTCCACCATTGCCGCCATCATAGTAGAGCCAG AGGAGGTGAAGAAACGCTCATCCAGTCACTCCCGACGTTCCAGGAGATCCAGAACACGGTCACGATCGCATTCCCGCTCAAGAACGAGGAGGAAGCGGTCCCATTCTAGGCACAG AAGCAGGCTCTCTCAGAGGTCGCGGCCCAAGGTCAGCGAGTCCCACGTCTCTCGGGGGATCCACAAGAGACTTTCACGCTCCAGATCACG GGACAGGCggaaagagagggagcagaggacgAGAGGAAAGGAGGATATATCTCGGGTTATAGAGGATAGGAGGCAGAAGGAGAAAAAGGCTAAAACACCTCCAAAAAGCTACAGTGCATCCCAAAGGTCCAGGAGCACGAGCAG GGGCCACAGAAGGAAGAGCAGGGATCGTTCTAGGAGTCCCAGAAGGAAAGCCAGGTCTCCCTCACCAAAGAG AGGGAGGAAAGACGAGAAGAGGGAGAAAGCAAGGGATGGcagcagggaaaagagggagagttCCAACTCCAGGAAGAAGAGCAGCCGAGATAAAGAGAAGATTGAGTTCAAGGCCAAACCTATGAAG GTGGAAAGGGACTACGACAGGAAGGAGAAGGACTACCAGAGTGAAAGGGAGGGGTCGGCCACACCAAGCGAGGGTTTGACATCACCCTGCGTCCAGCACAACGGCAGctacaacacaaacacagaggaTGACGCTGCCTCGCTCGCCGACAGCACTGAGTGA
- the srek1 gene encoding splicing regulatory glutamine/lysine-rich protein 1 isoform X2, protein MSGIPGTAVIQITNLSSAVSSEQMRTLFGFLGDVEELRLYPPDNAPLPFSSKVCYIKYREPSSVGVAQHLTNTVFIDRALIVVPCAEGKIPEEAKALSLLAPAAPPAVPAVPSLMPGAGLLPLPTSAPIQTQLSVPIVSLAALPAALDPAVSALAVTGAGGVSSSAQPPLMGNVDPSKVNEIRRTVYVGNLNSQTTTAEQLLEFFKQVGDVKFVRMAGDETQPTRFAFVEFADQDSVSRALTFNGVMFGDRPLKINHSNNAIVKPPELTPQAAAKELEDVMKRVREAQSTIAAIIVEPEEVKKRSSSHSRRSRRSRTRSRSHSRSRTRRKRSHSRHRSRLSQRSRPKVSESHVSRGIHKRLSRSRSRDRRKEREQRTRGKEDISRVIEDRRQKEKKAKTPPKSYSASQRSRSTSRGHRRKSRDRSRSPRRKARSPSPKRGRKDEKREKARDGSREKRESSNSRKKSSRDKEKIEFKAKPMKVRRLML, encoded by the exons ATGAGTGGAATTCCAGGCACCGCTGTCATTCAAATCACCAATCTGTCGTCTGCCGTGAGTAGTGAGCAGATGCGCACTCTCTTCGGCTTTCTTGGGGACGTCGAGGAGTTACGTCTTTACCCCCCGGA CAATGCACCACTCCCCTTCTCGTCCAAAGTATGTTACATAAAGTATCGAGAGCCTTCCAGTGTTGGCGTGGCGCAACATTTAACCAACACTGTATTTATTGACAGAGCTTTGATAGTAGTCCCATGTGCAGAAG GGAAGATCCCAGAAGAAGCCAAGGCCTTGTCTCTCTTGGCACCTGCTGCCCCCCCTGCTGTTCCTGCTGTACCCAGCCTGATGCCAGGCGCCGGCCTGCTGCCCCTTCCCACCTCGGCCCCCATACAGACT CAGCTGAGCGTCCCTATTGTGAGCCTGGCGGCATTGCCAGCTGCCCTGGACCCTGCAGTGTCGGccctggctgtgactggagcaGGTGGGGTGTCGTCCTCCGCCCAGCCCCCCCTCATGGGGAACGTGGATCCCTCCAAGGTGAACGAGATCAGAAGGACTGTCTACGTTGGCAACCTCAACTCGCAG ACCACTACTGCAGAGCAACTGCTGGAATTCTTTAAGCAGGTGGGCGACGTAAAGTTTGTGCGCATGGCGGGGGACGAGACGCAGCCCACACGCTTCGCCTTCGTGGAGTTTGCCGACCAGGATTCAGTGTCCAGAGCGCTGACCTTTAACGGAGTCATGTTCGGAGACAGACCCTTGAA GATTAATCATTCCAACAACGCCATTGTGAAGCCCCCAGAGCTGACCCCTCAGGCTGCAGCCAAGGAGCTGGAGGACGTAATGAAGAGGGTCAGAGAGGCCCAGTCCACCATTGCCGCCATCATAGTAGAGCCAG AGGAGGTGAAGAAACGCTCATCCAGTCACTCCCGACGTTCCAGGAGATCCAGAACACGGTCACGATCGCATTCCCGCTCAAGAACGAGGAGGAAGCGGTCCCATTCTAGGCACAG AAGCAGGCTCTCTCAGAGGTCGCGGCCCAAGGTCAGCGAGTCCCACGTCTCTCGGGGGATCCACAAGAGACTTTCACGCTCCAGATCACG GGACAGGCggaaagagagggagcagaggacgAGAGGAAAGGAGGATATATCTCGGGTTATAGAGGATAGGAGGCAGAAGGAGAAAAAGGCTAAAACACCTCCAAAAAGCTACAGTGCATCCCAAAGGTCCAGGAGCACGAGCAG GGGCCACAGAAGGAAGAGCAGGGATCGTTCTAGGAGTCCCAGAAGGAAAGCCAGGTCTCCCTCACCAAAGAG AGGGAGGAAAGACGAGAAGAGGGAGAAAGCAAGGGATGGcagcagggaaaagagggagagttCCAACTCCAGGAAGAAGAGCAGCCGAGATAAAGAGAAGATTGAGTTCAAGGCCAAACCTATGAAGGTGAGAAGACTAATGCTATAG
- the srek1 gene encoding splicing regulatory glutamine/lysine-rich protein 1 isoform X5, with protein sequence MVHDQYVSSTGKIPEEAKALSLLAPAAPPAVPAVPSLMPGAGLLPLPTSAPIQTQLSVPIVSLAALPAALDPAVSALAVTGAGGVSSSAQPPLMGNVDPSKVNEIRRTVYVGNLNSQTTTAEQLLEFFKQVGDVKFVRMAGDETQPTRFAFVEFADQDSVSRALTFNGVMFGDRPLKINHSNNAIVKPPELTPQAAAKELEDVMKRVREAQSTIAAIIVEPEEVKKRSSSHSRRSRRSRTRSRSHSRSRTRRKRSHSRHRSRLSQRSRPKVSESHVSRGIHKRLSRSRSRDRRKEREQRTRGKEDISRVIEDRRQKEKKAKTPPKSYSASQRSRSTSRGHRRKSRDRSRSPRRKARSPSPKRGRKDEKREKARDGSREKRESSNSRKKSSRDKEKIEFKAKPMKVERDYDRKEKDYQSEREGSATPSEGLTSPCVQHNGSYNTNTEDDAASLADSTE encoded by the exons ATGGTTCATGACCAATATGTTTCCAGTACAG GGAAGATCCCAGAAGAAGCCAAGGCCTTGTCTCTCTTGGCACCTGCTGCCCCCCCTGCTGTTCCTGCTGTACCCAGCCTGATGCCAGGCGCCGGCCTGCTGCCCCTTCCCACCTCGGCCCCCATACAGACT CAGCTGAGCGTCCCTATTGTGAGCCTGGCGGCATTGCCAGCTGCCCTGGACCCTGCAGTGTCGGccctggctgtgactggagcaGGTGGGGTGTCGTCCTCCGCCCAGCCCCCCCTCATGGGGAACGTGGATCCCTCCAAGGTGAACGAGATCAGAAGGACTGTCTACGTTGGCAACCTCAACTCGCAG ACCACTACTGCAGAGCAACTGCTGGAATTCTTTAAGCAGGTGGGCGACGTAAAGTTTGTGCGCATGGCGGGGGACGAGACGCAGCCCACACGCTTCGCCTTCGTGGAGTTTGCCGACCAGGATTCAGTGTCCAGAGCGCTGACCTTTAACGGAGTCATGTTCGGAGACAGACCCTTGAA GATTAATCATTCCAACAACGCCATTGTGAAGCCCCCAGAGCTGACCCCTCAGGCTGCAGCCAAGGAGCTGGAGGACGTAATGAAGAGGGTCAGAGAGGCCCAGTCCACCATTGCCGCCATCATAGTAGAGCCAG AGGAGGTGAAGAAACGCTCATCCAGTCACTCCCGACGTTCCAGGAGATCCAGAACACGGTCACGATCGCATTCCCGCTCAAGAACGAGGAGGAAGCGGTCCCATTCTAGGCACAG AAGCAGGCTCTCTCAGAGGTCGCGGCCCAAGGTCAGCGAGTCCCACGTCTCTCGGGGGATCCACAAGAGACTTTCACGCTCCAGATCACG GGACAGGCggaaagagagggagcagaggacgAGAGGAAAGGAGGATATATCTCGGGTTATAGAGGATAGGAGGCAGAAGGAGAAAAAGGCTAAAACACCTCCAAAAAGCTACAGTGCATCCCAAAGGTCCAGGAGCACGAGCAG GGGCCACAGAAGGAAGAGCAGGGATCGTTCTAGGAGTCCCAGAAGGAAAGCCAGGTCTCCCTCACCAAAGAG AGGGAGGAAAGACGAGAAGAGGGAGAAAGCAAGGGATGGcagcagggaaaagagggagagttCCAACTCCAGGAAGAAGAGCAGCCGAGATAAAGAGAAGATTGAGTTCAAGGCCAAACCTATGAAG GTGGAAAGGGACTACGACAGGAAGGAGAAGGACTACCAGAGTGAAAGGGAGGGGTCGGCCACACCAAGCGAGGGTTTGACATCACCCTGCGTCCAGCACAACGGCAGctacaacacaaacacagaggaTGACGCTGCCTCGCTCGCCGACAGCACTGAGTGA